The region cgcaatttgccaaaaatctgtcaaaaataaataccaatTCCCGAATAGTATCGCATTTCACATCGAgttagttatttatttaattatctgaaatttaaatattaaaatttatatcgcTATGTTTCCGTCATATGTTTATTGGTATTTTCTTtgaaataattgaaattttggTCACAAAAAAGTCTCAAATTTTGTTGTGTCTTGTGCCAAAATGTCTGTGGAACCCATAGTGGGTCTCCCTCTGGATTCGGCTCTTTGGCGAACCAAGGGTTTTCGAACCATCCCAAATGGCAATAAATAACccaaatcgaagaacaaaccttGCCCAAATAGTTTCTGGCTAGGGGAAGAACAAGAAAGGAGTGCCGCATATTAATTACAAGCCGCCAGAGAGAGCCActtgaatgggaatgggactcagaataggaataggaatggTAATGGGGAAAACACGAGCCCTGCCTCTCGGAGCAGTTTAATATGCGCTAGGCGTAGCCAGAGTCGCGCCTCGCCTTGCGCTCATCTACGACTACTACTCGTATGACTATGGCACTGACTCTGGCTGAATGACTATATAGTAGCCGTCTATATGGCCGTACCGACCCTCTCTGCTGTTGGCTGGGTGCCCGCACAATCCGTGGCACTTGCCCCATCTAAGTGCTGCCGACACGTGCACAGCCGAGAGGGGCATGTCTACGTTGGTGTGCCAGAAAGAACATACAGAATGGTATGTTGAAGGCGTCAGTGGACGATCACTGGGCACAATGGAAAATCGTTTAAGTGAAATCAAAGTTCTCTAttcggatgggatgggatgggatgggatacatacatacatacatatttgttttGGATCACTGAAAATCGAAATTTATTGAAGCCACTTGATGCCGGTCCTCGAATATCCACCATCCCCAAAGACCTCATCCATAGCTACAAGCACatcgaaaaaataaaaaggaaaatgaatCGATTAGAGAAATTGAAGCCGGGAAAAGCATTCATTTGAAATGCGCActggatttgcatattttctctatttagaaaatggaaaatgctcCATTAGTTTTTGGCTAGCCGGCGCGACGGCAGCATCTGCCTGGATAGAGTCTGCACTCTTTGGCCAATTCAATCCCTCAATCCCTTCCAGGCACACGCCCGAACGGAATGCGAATAATGTGTGCTATTTTGGGCATCTGTCAATGATCCGTACATCTGCGCGAAACGATCCGATGCTACCCTCCCACctctccccaccccctctATGGCTGTCCCTCTGCTCCTGGCCAATTGGGAATCCTCTGTGCGTAGGTAGTCTCGGGTCGTTTTATGATGTTCCCTCTCTTTGTCGCTTCGTGGCCGTAACCTGATCGCTTTCACAGAACCAGAATGCCATTATCATTATCCGCCTTGTCTCATGTCTCtatctgccacacacacacacacacggatacaCTCGCACACGCAGGCAAAGAGACCACCTCCTGCCACACAGCACAGACAATTTTCGGCTCATATAACGCACTCCATTCCACTCCGGGCCAGGGTCTGGctgggtctgtgtctgggtctggtcaGTCACGTTCGGGGACAAGGGACAGGGCGAACCAGACAGACAAAGCtggaatacacacacacacagaaaggaGATCAAAGATCAGAGAGCTGGCTCTTAATTTCCCCGGGCCTTATCACAGGTAGtaaagacaacaaaaatgcTGCACTTGAATGATTCCCGGTCAGCAGCAGAGGGCCCAAAGGCCAGATGTAGTGGCCGGAGGGAGTGAGTGACTGGCATTAAAGCTAACTCGACTGTTTGGGTTATTAGCCGACTCTGAACTGCATTTTATTCCCTCTATTTCTTTTTTGTCGGAATCATGGTTATGATAAATTACTTTTGGCCCAGTTCTAAGTACCAATTAAAGTTGGGCAGAAACATGGGTTGGATGGAAGGATGGAAACTTGTATCTCTACAGATAGAAAAAACATGGACGTGAACATAATCCGgggaaaatataattttggGATTATTGTTTATAAAAAGTTCAAATGCGAGGGGTACAAATTTGTAATAGCAGAGTCAGACATGTGGAAAATTACACCGTAAAGTTAtgttttaatcaaatttaaaaatgctCCTTAATTATATGTAAGCATGTATCAGGATTCCCCAAGTTCTCTTTAAACGTATTGGGCCCCCCGTTTCACTTATCAAAACAGAAATACATTGAATCCACAAATTACTttcaaaatacaattttttattaCATGTTGAAgtgcttttattgttttttgttttttttttgtacattcccaaatacatttttcttaGAACTACGGAAGTTTTTCGCGTCCGGGCGGAAGGCAAGCAGATCATTCAGCCCAAATCCGCAATGAGAATTCCCTTTAAGGTTGTTGTTATTTCTTATCTTCCTGGTTCAATGGATTGTTTTGTGGGAgatgggggaaaaaaaaaataattttttgggGATTTCTGTGTCTGCTGTTTGGTtcaatgtacataaatacgaGAATAAATTTCTTTTATGGCCAAAGTTTACGACAAAAGAGCAGCCAACCCGCTCGGACAATGCGTGAGTGAATGTGCATTTTTTTAGTGAGAGAGCGGGAGGGAGGCCATGGCTCAGGGCACGCAGTAGGAATGCAAGtagaagagaaagagagtgccCGACAAGCTCTTTCGCTGCTGTAGTTGCTGTTGATCGCTGTTTGCTTTCCAATTCCCATTCATTCCTTTTATTCAATCCTTTCTCTCGCACTTAATGGCAGGAACTGGAATTGGAACTGGAAGTCACCCTGTACTCGTGCCTTTGAGGGGAGAGTAATCTTCCTAGTGACATTTCGGGTCCATAGTAACGATCGATCTGTCAGGGTATCAAAAGTTTCGTGCTGGcgttcttttatttttgatttcgTTGTAAACTAAACCACGCAACGCTGAGCAGCAGAAAAGCGACACAACAGTGGCCATAATAAATAAACGCACACAGGAAGACAAGACAAGAGCACAAGCAAATGtacaaaatgtaaatttaaacTTTTCACAATCATCAGACTGTCCCTTTTCCGAGggtgtgtgtgccagtgtgtgtgcttgtgagAGTGCTGCAGTTGGCACTATGAAAATGGACATTGTTGTGAAATGCTTTCAATGCTCTGCTTCGGTGGTGGTGAcaccaccaaaaacaaaagtagCCCACTgtccctctgctgctgccatgccCGTCAGCACGTTACATGTGGGTGCGGCGGCGATCGCCCGACCGACACCGTTGCACCaacaccaataccaataccaacacCCCGGAAAGTGGGTGAGGATGGAAGGGAGAGGCAGTCCCAAGGTAGATTATATGGAAGGTAAAGCAGTGCGGGTGGCAGTCAACCACTCTTTTGCACTGCCTCACCTCCCATTTAATATACCTTGGGCAGACAAAGAGGGGGAGTATGCTAGTGTTAGGCACTAGGCACACTCTTGTTGTTTTCTCTTTCCGTACGCTCATtttaattttcgtttttcatGTGACCCCATTTTACCGAAATGTTTTCGACAAAATATGTTTGTACAtgcgtgtgcatgtgcatgtgtgcggaggaaaacgaaaagaacgaaaataatGAAGAATGGAAAACGGTGAATGCGAATCGCCTTTAACCCATCATCAGCGCAGCTGTCTGGCCCGTCCCCTCTCCCGTCTCGTCAACGAAATTGAGCTGCGAAATTGAGGGaacgcaaacaaaaacaaaaaaaaaacacagatgCTGATAGCCGGATGATGATGGGCCTAATGCATTTCGAGTTggtttcaatttccatttaatttcgCTTAATTAACCCACCGACTAGATGTGGTGGTACTGCCACTGGGACCCGACCCCCCACAGCCGCTATTATAAACAGTAGAAGCATCATCGCTCGCAATGGGCTATAATTATGTTTTGGAATGGTGGATCCTGGAATTTTATGTCTAAACGTTTAATTTATCATCGTTTCAGTGCTCTCATACCCCCAGTCCGGCACTGATGAGGACGAAATGATGGCGGACGATGACTTTGAGTACGAACAGGATGACCAGGGTACGTCCAGTCAACAGGCCAAGACAGGCCAAATTCCAGCCAAGACCGACAGTGCGCAGCCAAACAGAACCGTAACCGTAACGGGCATCCGCGGCGAGGATGTGGTCCTTAAGTGCGACCTGGACATCACCCGTAAGTTCCAGTAAACCTTGCCCATTATCTCCTCTAACGACGCCGCTTTGACCTTGCAGAGAGCATCTTGTGGTTCTTTGGGAAGAACATCATCGCCAATGGCGGCACTTTGGTGCAGCCCAACTTTAAGCTGGACACTGCAAACTACGACCTAAccatactgaaggcaagtccaCAGGACGCCGGCGACTACTACTGCAAGGCCCTGCCCCAGGGCTCCGTCCTGAACACCAAGGTGGTCATCGCCGAACATTCCCTCGATGCCATAGCACCGGAGAGCTCCACCTCCGCGTCGAGCAGTTTGCCCAGCCTTCCCGCCTCCCTTCTGTGGCCAGTCCTGACTGGAGTCTGTCTGCTGAAGTTCGGCAGACGTTAGTTAAGTCTAGTATTAGATTTGCagagatatgtatgtgccCAATCCCCCCTTCACTCTACACTCTTCGCTCTCCACTCTTCACTCTTCTCACAGGAAAATGAGCATTTGAAGTCTTTGTTGATTGTAAATTTGTGTATTTGTAAAGACAAAATCaactttatttattaaataaaaaaggaaCCAAAGTATACAGAAACTGCGGCATGAAATCAATATTTGTCTGAGTTCTCCCTTCGATTGGATCGCGATCTCTAAGAGATTAAAAGAATTACAAATTTGTTTAGTTTAGTTATATttcatttctcttttttgtggATTCAACGAAATTA is a window of Drosophila pseudoobscura strain MV-25-SWS-2005 chromosome 3, UCI_Dpse_MV25, whole genome shotgun sequence DNA encoding:
- the babos gene encoding uncharacterized protein babos, with product MMSRRALLIAGLLLIVGSSLVLSYPQSGTDEDEMMADDDFEYEQDDQGTSSQQAKTGQIPAKTDSAQPNRTVTVTGIRGEDVVLKCDLDITQSILWFFGKNIIANGGTLVQPNFKLDTANYDLTILKASPQDAGDYYCKALPQGSVLNTKVVIAEHSLDAIAPESSTSASSSLPSLPASLLWPVLTGVCLLKFGRR